The genomic DNA TGTCATATTGTCTTGGTCCGGCCAGCGAAATGCCGAGTGCATGGGCGGTTGCAGCCTCGGGCCATCCCGCATTGGGGGAACGATGCCAGCGGGCCTCGCGCAAAGTGCCGATTAACGTCTTTATCACTGAACCGCCCACTATCGGCGCGCACAGAGCCAGCAGGATGGCGGTTATGCGCGCGGGTATGAGGTTGAGCAGATCGTCAAGCCGTGCCGCCGCCCAGCCAAAGGCGCGATAGGTTTCGTTGCGGTGCCCGATCATTGAATCCGCTGTGTTGACAGCCTTGTAGACCAGAAGTCCGGGAAAACCGGCAATTGCGAACCAGAAGGCGGGCGCAATTACGCCATCCGACAGGTTTTCTGCCGTCGATTCAATGGCGGCGCGGGCTATGCCGGTTTGATCAAGTTGCTCCGGATTGCGGCCGACAATCCTGGAAACCGCCTTACGCGCCTGCTGAAGATCGGCACCACCAAGGGCATTGGCAACAGCAGCAACATGGCCATAAAGGCTTTTTTGCGCCAGCAGAACAGACGCTGCCAGAATCATGCCGGCTGATCCGGCAAGAGATTGCCCTGACA from Pararhizobium sp. IMCC3301 includes the following:
- the cbiB gene encoding adenosylcobinamide-phosphate synthase CbiB, which translates into the protein MLLDYTLFLSGTLASLLVVLLLDAILGDPDWLWRRIPHPVAWIGALISGLDKLLNFRRIGAGNYLTGSVLILILISVAAAAGLGMRWVSGQSLAGSAGMILAASVLLAQKSLYGHVAAVANALGGADLQQARKAVSRIVGRNPEQLDQTGIARAAIESTAENLSDGVIAPAFWFAIAGFPGLLVYKAVNTADSMIGHRNETYRAFGWAAARLDDLLNLIPARITAILLALCAPIVGGSVIKTLIGTLREARWHRSPNAGWPEAATAHALGISLAGPRQYDSVKIEAPFFNGGGRDTADEVDIRRALRQMVAVLILHWLVYLGLYAALA